Proteins from a single region of Candidatus Margulisiibacteriota bacterium:
- a CDS encoding HAMP domain-containing sensor histidine kinase, protein MSHLPIGAAAIRRGEVFYANHAFRAIFGPARFMAETPLAQEVVACPTNSSTSGTIPFQREERTIHLSYLIQGIAEGLSFCFVRDTTQEVDEMDLLKRQISFLLHDLKNPTLNLELLAGQVQRGNYDFGRISEYLTEIHRGINDSLKEAPEVLGLRTRREFDVGEINLTTLLEKIRTSFELRLNEAGVRLEIEGTCPPIEGMADALERVFTCLIGNAVDAVKTAGREDGLISIGLEENPEHMGVNISVKDNGCGIPANKTHLVGRYGYTSKEDGKGFGLASALDRIARHGGKLTFASREAEGTTFSVFLPIKQPRFSERAPKPEKIQLARDRISDLKNTDPKLYTKMEPALVEECIKGMSDKHIEKNTEKELFDEIVWQILRLFEFIENGAPHVSVANFQARGTEIVIAGDRDSTGEQHCTKLIKHVLGKMGHKRAEVQATRKIEKNNAVCVVFEIKLINGKVPDDQITSLESTVAAGLTQLPSAEETKSQALFLDAAQQILRELHQPGSVFSFIFKQAPGRRTPQLSGFKTRFYGSSLPIDEDLVRGYLFEYLKPMGIIAEFINRLGQSPEFFIVREAIDNNFLQELNAGHMTLGIKYFLNINSALVYAFRAPRTLVINILGTSSSTLPEPAKNEFQAANRTWRNL, encoded by the coding sequence TTGAGCCATTTGCCGATCGGGGCCGCCGCTATCAGACGCGGCGAGGTGTTTTATGCCAATCACGCTTTCCGCGCGATCTTTGGCCCGGCCAGGTTCATGGCCGAAACTCCCCTTGCCCAGGAAGTTGTTGCCTGCCCCACAAATTCCTCCACCTCAGGCACTATCCCCTTCCAAAGGGAAGAAAGAACAATTCACCTCAGCTACCTGATCCAGGGAATTGCCGAAGGCCTGAGTTTTTGCTTCGTCAGGGACACCACGCAGGAAGTCGATGAAATGGACCTCCTAAAAAGACAGATCTCTTTTCTGCTGCACGATCTGAAAAATCCCACGCTCAACCTGGAGTTGCTGGCCGGACAAGTCCAAAGAGGAAATTATGATTTCGGCCGGATATCGGAATATCTTACGGAAATTCATCGGGGCATCAATGACAGCTTAAAAGAAGCGCCGGAGGTACTCGGGCTAAGGACGCGGAGAGAATTTGACGTCGGAGAAATTAATCTCACCACCTTGCTGGAGAAAATCAGAACTTCCTTTGAACTGCGGCTAAATGAGGCCGGCGTTCGTCTGGAAATCGAGGGTACCTGTCCGCCAATTGAAGGGATGGCCGACGCGCTGGAAAGGGTTTTTACCTGCCTCATCGGCAATGCCGTTGACGCCGTCAAAACTGCCGGCCGGGAAGATGGCTTGATTTCCATTGGTCTTGAGGAAAACCCTGAACACATGGGAGTCAACATCTCCGTTAAAGACAACGGCTGCGGCATTCCTGCCAACAAAACCCATCTGGTCGGTCGCTACGGCTACACCTCCAAAGAAGATGGGAAAGGCTTCGGGCTGGCCAGCGCTCTCGACCGAATAGCCCGACATGGAGGCAAGCTCACTTTTGCGTCCCGAGAAGCGGAAGGGACAACCTTTTCCGTCTTTCTGCCGATAAAACAACCAAGATTTTCAGAAAGAGCTCCAAAGCCGGAAAAGATCCAGTTGGCCCGCGACCGGATCAGCGACCTGAAAAACACCGATCCGAAGCTCTATACTAAAATGGAGCCCGCGCTTGTGGAAGAATGCATCAAGGGCATGTCGGACAAACACATTGAGAAAAACACTGAGAAGGAATTGTTTGACGAAATTGTCTGGCAGATATTGCGGCTTTTTGAATTTATCGAAAATGGCGCGCCGCATGTGTCAGTTGCAAATTTCCAGGCCCGCGGCACCGAAATTGTTATCGCCGGCGATCGGGATTCCACCGGTGAGCAGCACTGCACCAAATTGATCAAACACGTTTTGGGAAAAATGGGGCATAAAAGAGCTGAAGTACAGGCAACCCGTAAAATAGAAAAAAATAACGCCGTCTGCGTTGTCTTTGAGATCAAACTGATCAACGGTAAAGTACCTGACGATCAAATAACCAGCCTGGAAAGCACAGTAGCCGCCGGCCTGACACAGCTCCCTTCGGCCGAAGAAACAAAAAGCCAAGCTCTCTTCCTGGACGCGGCCCAGCAAATCCTGCGTGAATTACATCAGCCGGGCAGTGTCTTTAGCTTCATTTTCAAACAGGCGCCGGGCAGAAGGACACCGCAACTGAGCGGTTTCAAAACGCGATTTTACGGCTCCTCGCTGCCGATTGATGAAGATCTGGTCCGGGGATATCTCTTTGAGTATTTAAAACCGATGGGGATCATTGCCGAATTTATCAACCGGTTGGGCCAAAGCCCCGAATTTTTCATCGTCCGGGAGGCAATCGATAATAACTTTCTCCAGGAACTCAATGCCGGCCACATGACTTTGGGGATCAAATACTTTCTCAATATCAATTCCGCCCTGGTCTATGCTTTCCGCGCACCCAGGACACTCGTTATTAACATCTTAGGGACATCTTCCTCGACACTTCCAGAACCGGCAAAAAATGAATTTCAGGCCGCGAATCGGACCTGGAGAAATCTATAA
- the dut gene encoding dUTP diphosphatase → MELIVKLKRLPHGQDLPQPAYMSPHAAGMDLYAAVSGQIVIPPGGWQLVPTGLALALPEGYEAQVRPRSGLALKQGVSVLNTPGTVDADYRGEVGVILMNHSKAELTIKRGDRIAQMIINKIERIEFEEVAELPETERGAGGFGSTGGKS, encoded by the coding sequence ATGGAACTGATCGTTAAGCTTAAAAGGCTCCCGCACGGCCAAGATCTACCTCAACCGGCCTATATGAGCCCGCACGCCGCCGGAATGGACCTCTATGCCGCCGTCAGCGGCCAGATAGTTATTCCGCCAGGCGGGTGGCAACTGGTCCCGACCGGCCTGGCGCTCGCCCTGCCAGAGGGCTACGAAGCCCAGGTCAGGCCGCGATCCGGTTTGGCCTTGAAGCAAGGCGTGTCGGTACTCAACACACCCGGTACAGTTGATGCCGACTATCGCGGCGAGGTCGGCGTAATTTTAATGAATCACAGTAAAGCAGAGCTGACAATCAAGCGCGGCGACCGGATCGCCCAGATGATCATCAATAAAATTGAACGGATCGAATTCGAGGAAGTGGCCGAGCTGCCGGAGACCGAGCGCGGCGCCGGCGGTTTCGGTTCAACAGGAGGTAAGTCATGA
- a CDS encoding response regulator — protein MTKACAARPPMLVGLLGGEATRCRPVTAGRQDITPESQKKPGIRLGGQTYSGNPIPKQLFPLAGTALCYPLFSRVITDCGVSEIALAVKYRVGDIRRYFDSKINGIKYWDHQNISGENLNTAGCVVKGWQESCKPRNDAPDTFLILSGDIRSGANVARMLELHREQNALVSIVLAPVPWNKLDRFGVCFKQGASFNETKVGKHVLKRQDPNSGGKYAPITLFVEKAQQESLLPYQSNLNNASIYIVSARLLSLIEDDVEVAKNMNQLDPELFKGKTIATEMKKYNPYGLHIPNLEDENIPFDKKRGNYVNDYTDPSGKHWRLGVFSTRLLKEIKGKEIGEKARRADEANVKFQDWGGHIFPEVAQHHPEIYKRTEKTDPAGFFGYVSNQLWADDGTRRALLDANGEFLKEAGGFDGHRFDFWPRPAFRHDANGNKIWYEEGVTVEDDQSIVGPAYLGRGVVVKRGARVEGSVVGAGWTLPTGTEVIDSCLAPDRTLLGLEPEQIGLHYALLGGMRLGQSLVGGGFVMRDGALHLIEDHHGKYEDQELFRAGGGVRSFIGKILVSNEEGTFVVPLDPPGEPKNKTAIPESTEAVLAKLRAFLQVEDRIAAGLKVSSNILIVDDNTIFLDLIKSALEEDGWRQIDTAKNAIEATEKLKTRRYDYVILDSILSARNGRDATGGIKLLKSLITNPDSPTNFGTPALLWSSQASLEASRGLTLFDAPRLEDRNIQVRKKEELRETAALSRLIIDGIIKSK, from the coding sequence ATGACTAAAGCCTGCGCCGCCCGCCCGCCAATGTTAGTCGGCCTGCTCGGTGGAGAAGCCACCCGGTGTCGTCCCGTGACCGCCGGCCGGCAAGACATAACACCCGAAAGCCAAAAGAAACCTGGCATAAGACTTGGAGGACAGACCTATAGCGGAAACCCAATCCCAAAACAACTTTTCCCCCTCGCGGGAACGGCACTCTGTTATCCCCTCTTTAGCCGGGTAATTACCGATTGCGGTGTTAGCGAAATCGCGCTGGCCGTTAAATATCGGGTCGGTGATATAAGACGATACTTCGACTCCAAAATAAATGGGATAAAATATTGGGACCACCAAAATATATCGGGAGAAAACCTGAACACCGCCGGTTGCGTTGTCAAAGGCTGGCAGGAAAGCTGCAAACCCCGCAACGACGCGCCTGACACTTTCCTCATCTTGTCCGGCGACATCCGGTCAGGCGCCAATGTCGCTCGTATGCTGGAACTTCACCGGGAACAGAATGCTCTCGTATCAATCGTTCTGGCTCCGGTTCCCTGGAACAAACTGGATCGGTTCGGCGTTTGTTTCAAGCAAGGCGCTTCTTTTAATGAAACGAAAGTCGGCAAACATGTGTTAAAGCGACAGGACCCCAATTCCGGCGGAAAATACGCCCCGATCACGCTTTTTGTGGAAAAAGCCCAACAAGAAAGTCTTCTTCCGTATCAAAGCAATCTGAATAACGCCTCAATCTATATTGTTTCCGCTAGATTGTTGAGCTTGATCGAAGACGATGTCGAAGTAGCAAAAAATATGAACCAATTGGATCCCGAACTTTTTAAAGGGAAAACCATTGCGACTGAAATGAAGAAATATAATCCCTACGGCCTGCACATCCCCAATCTTGAAGATGAGAATATCCCCTTCGATAAAAAACGCGGTAACTATGTAAATGATTATACTGATCCTTCCGGCAAACACTGGCGGCTGGGTGTTTTCTCAACCAGACTTCTAAAAGAGATAAAAGGAAAAGAGATAGGAGAAAAAGCCCGGCGCGCCGACGAGGCCAATGTAAAATTCCAGGACTGGGGCGGGCATATTTTCCCGGAAGTCGCCCAGCATCATCCGGAAATTTATAAAAGGACGGAGAAAACCGACCCGGCCGGCTTCTTTGGTTATGTGAGCAATCAGCTCTGGGCGGACGACGGCACCCGCCGGGCACTACTTGATGCCAACGGCGAGTTTTTGAAAGAGGCGGGAGGTTTTGACGGCCACCGCTTTGATTTTTGGCCGAGACCGGCATTTCGCCATGATGCTAACGGGAACAAGATCTGGTATGAAGAAGGTGTCACTGTCGAGGACGATCAATCGATCGTCGGCCCCGCCTATCTTGGCAGAGGAGTCGTTGTGAAAAGAGGGGCCAGAGTTGAAGGGTCCGTGGTTGGCGCCGGCTGGACCCTCCCCACCGGCACCGAAGTAATAGACTCCTGTTTAGCGCCGGACCGAACTTTGTTAGGGCTGGAACCGGAACAAATCGGCCTGCATTACGCGCTCTTAGGCGGCATGCGACTGGGACAGTCCCTGGTCGGCGGCGGGTTTGTCATGCGCGACGGCGCCTTGCACCTGATCGAAGACCACCATGGGAAATATGAGGATCAGGAATTATTTCGAGCGGGCGGCGGAGTTCGGAGCTTTATCGGTAAAATACTGGTTTCAAATGAAGAAGGGACATTCGTCGTACCGCTCGATCCCCCGGGAGAGCCAAAAAATAAGACAGCGATTCCCGAGTCAACCGAAGCAGTGCTGGCTAAATTGAGGGCCTTTTTGCAGGTTGAAGATAGAATTGCCGCGGGCCTCAAAGTCTCGAGCAATATCTTGATCGTTGACGATAATACAATTTTTCTTGATCTTATTAAAAGCGCCCTGGAAGAAGATGGGTGGCGGCAGATTGACACCGCTAAGAACGCAATCGAAGCAACAGAAAAATTAAAAACCCGCCGCTATGATTACGTTATTTTGGATTCGATCCTTTCCGCCAGAAATGGAAGAGACGCAACCGGCGGGATTAAATTGCTGAAATCCTTGATCACGAATCCTGACTCCCCGACAAATTTCGGCACTCCGGCCCTGCTCTGGAGCAGTCAAGCCAGCCTTGAAGCCTCGCGAGGGCTCACCCTCTTCGATGCCCCTCGCCTAGAAGACAGGAACATTCAAGTTAGGAAAAAAGAAGAGCTGCGCGAGACCGCCGCGCTCTCCCGCCTAATAATCGACGGCATCATAAAGAGCAAATAA
- the nadD gene encoding nicotinate-nucleotide adenylyltransferase, with translation MKRIGIMGGTFNPIHKGHLALAKAAQKEFALDEIIFIPSGNPPHKAAAGVIDKELRLEMVKLAIWGKRKYSVSRIELDRPGFSYAVDTFRALKKKYGSRAKLFFIMGLDSINELLDWKKPLELFKLCSFIVFPRQKEDISSSQIRTKIRAGRPVGRVVPKRVEAFIKQKGLYK, from the coding sequence ATGAAACGGATCGGGATAATGGGCGGGACGTTTAATCCGATCCACAAGGGGCATTTAGCTTTGGCTAAAGCGGCCCAAAAAGAGTTCGCCCTCGATGAGATCATCTTCATCCCCTCCGGTAACCCGCCGCATAAAGCGGCCGCCGGTGTCATCGACAAAGAGCTCCGGCTGGAGATGGTCAAACTGGCGATCTGGGGAAAGAGGAAATATTCGGTCTCCCGGATCGAGCTCGATCGCCCCGGCTTTTCTTACGCCGTCGACACCTTCCGCGCGTTAAAGAAGAAGTACGGCTCCCGGGCGAAGTTATTTTTCATCATGGGGCTCGATTCGATCAACGAGCTCCTCGACTGGAAAAAACCGCTCGAGCTCTTTAAGCTGTGCAGTTTTATCGTCTTCCCCCGGCAGAAAGAAGATATTTCGTCGTCGCAGATCAGGACCAAGATCCGGGCCGGGCGACCAGTCGGCAGGGTCGTCCCGAAAAGAGTCGAAGCGTTCATTAAACAAAAGGGGCTATACAAATGA
- a CDS encoding glutamate-5-semialdehyde dehydrogenase has protein sequence MVNSSEVAQKGKLAKAASRQLAITPTKVKNYALERMAEALEKNAAAILAANSIDLEAGEKKELSRSLLDRLSLDGQRIQGMIEGLNAVKALPDPIGEIISEWARPNGLKIRKVRVPLGVIGIIYEARPNVTVDSAALCLKAGNAVILRGGSDAIRSNVEITRVIVEAASAAGLPEGCLQLIADTSRASAQELMRAREFVDVLIPRGGQGLIRTVIKESSIPVIETGEGNCHAYVEKSADLKMATEIVANAKCGRPSVCNAIETVLIDQEIAAAFIPPLFKKLRQAGVELRGDAAVRKIDATVKLAAEEDWSTEFLSLILAVKVVAGTADAIAHINKYGTKHSETIVTKDKKAAAKFQSEVDAAAVYVNASTRFTDGFEFGFGAEIGISTQKLHARGPMGLAELTSYKYLVDGNGQVRV, from the coding sequence ATCGTGAACAGTTCAGAAGTCGCCCAAAAAGGGAAACTCGCCAAAGCCGCCTCACGCCAACTGGCCATCACTCCGACCAAGGTTAAAAACTACGCTCTCGAGCGAATGGCCGAAGCGCTGGAGAAGAACGCCGCCGCCATCCTCGCCGCGAACTCGATCGACCTCGAAGCCGGAGAAAAGAAAGAGCTCTCGAGATCCCTCCTCGACCGCCTCTCGCTTGACGGCCAACGGATCCAAGGAATGATCGAGGGGCTGAACGCGGTCAAAGCGCTCCCCGACCCGATCGGCGAAATAATATCGGAATGGGCCCGGCCGAACGGCCTCAAGATCAGAAAGGTCCGCGTCCCCTTAGGCGTTATCGGCATTATTTATGAAGCGCGGCCGAACGTGACAGTCGATTCAGCGGCCCTGTGCTTGAAAGCCGGGAACGCTGTGATCCTGCGCGGCGGATCGGACGCCATCCGCTCGAACGTCGAGATCACCCGGGTCATCGTGGAGGCGGCGAGCGCCGCCGGCTTGCCGGAAGGTTGTCTCCAATTAATTGCCGACACTTCGCGTGCCAGCGCCCAGGAGCTGATGCGCGCCCGGGAATTTGTTGACGTCCTGATCCCGCGCGGCGGCCAGGGGTTGATCCGGACGGTCATCAAAGAATCGAGCATCCCGGTGATCGAGACCGGCGAAGGGAACTGCCACGCCTATGTAGAGAAGAGCGCCGATCTGAAGATGGCGACGGAGATAGTCGCCAACGCCAAGTGCGGCCGGCCTTCGGTCTGTAACGCCATTGAGACCGTGCTGATCGACCAAGAAATAGCGGCGGCATTTATACCGCCATTATTTAAAAAGCTGCGGCAGGCCGGTGTTGAATTGCGCGGCGACGCCGCGGTCAGAAAGATCGACGCGACAGTTAAATTGGCGGCCGAAGAAGATTGGTCGACCGAGTTCCTCTCGCTCATTCTGGCCGTTAAGGTCGTGGCCGGGACCGCTGACGCGATCGCCCACATCAACAAATACGGGACGAAACATTCGGAGACGATCGTGACTAAAGATAAAAAAGCGGCCGCGAAGTTCCAGTCTGAAGTTGACGCGGCGGCGGTCTACGTCAACGCCTCGACCCGCTTCACCGACGGCTTTGAGTTCGGCTTTGGCGCCGAGATCGGCATCTCCACCCAAAAGCTCCACGCCCGCGGGCCAATGGGATTAGCCGAGCTGACGTCTTATAAATATCTGGTCGACGGCAACGGCCAAGTCCGCGTATGA
- a CDS encoding pitrilysin family protein, translating to MNTLPDVKKVVLPNGLRILTEEIPTMRSVAMGIMVGTGSGNETHGEAGISHYIEHMMFKGTKKRSAFQIAHALDAVGGKMNAYTSKEVTVYYAVVLDRHIDTQIDVLSDMVLNSLFDPKEMETEKGVILEEIKMYEDSPDELIHDLFTEQILHGHPLGQPTIGLAETVRAIKRDDIIKYLERRYSPRNMIISLAGDIPKDLIERLTPYFGEAKGEDIPQTQPQPVVKGSLALKYKKTEQTHLCLGTLGPSQVDDDRYAFAILENILGGSMSSRLFQEVREKRGLAYAIYSTSSPFRDLGLAYAYAGTSKENMVQVIDLIIEQLVNIKREGLTAGEIERGKEFLKGTTVLGLESTASRMSYIARSEFYHGRSVSIDEMFEKVDRVTNDDIVRLANKYFRSEDLTLTVIGDLEELPVKELRC from the coding sequence ATGAACACCCTGCCTGATGTTAAGAAGGTCGTTTTGCCGAACGGCCTCCGGATCCTGACCGAAGAGATACCGACGATGCGCTCGGTCGCCATGGGGATCATGGTCGGCACCGGTTCGGGGAACGAGACCCACGGGGAAGCCGGCATCTCCCACTACATCGAGCACATGATGTTCAAGGGGACCAAAAAACGGTCGGCCTTCCAGATCGCCCACGCCCTCGACGCCGTCGGCGGCAAGATGAACGCCTACACCAGCAAAGAAGTGACCGTCTATTACGCCGTCGTCCTCGACCGCCACATCGACACCCAGATCGACGTCCTCTCCGACATGGTCTTGAACTCCCTCTTCGACCCCAAAGAAATGGAGACCGAAAAAGGGGTCATCCTCGAAGAGATCAAGATGTACGAGGATTCGCCCGACGAGCTGATCCACGACCTCTTCACCGAACAGATACTCCACGGCCACCCGCTCGGCCAGCCGACGATCGGCCTGGCGGAAACGGTCCGGGCGATCAAGCGGGACGACATCATTAAATATCTGGAACGCCGCTATTCGCCGCGCAACATGATCATTTCGCTGGCCGGAGATATCCCGAAAGACCTGATCGAACGCCTGACCCCGTATTTCGGGGAGGCCAAAGGGGAAGACATCCCCCAGACCCAACCCCAGCCGGTGGTCAAAGGGAGCCTGGCGTTGAAATATAAAAAGACCGAACAGACCCATCTCTGCCTCGGCACGCTCGGTCCCTCGCAGGTCGATGACGACCGTTACGCCTTTGCCATTTTGGAGAACATCCTCGGCGGGAGCATGAGCTCGCGCCTCTTCCAGGAGGTCCGGGAGAAACGGGGCCTCGCCTACGCCATCTATTCCACCTCCTCACCCTTCCGCGATCTCGGGCTGGCCTACGCCTACGCCGGCACCAGCAAAGAGAATATGGTCCAGGTGATCGACCTGATCATCGAGCAACTCGTCAATATCAAGCGGGAAGGCCTGACGGCCGGGGAAATCGAGCGGGGGAAAGAATTCTTGAAAGGGACGACGGTCCTTGGCCTGGAATCGACCGCTTCCCGGATGAGCTACATCGCCCGGAGCGAATTTTATCACGGCCGGAGCGTTTCGATCGACGAGATGTTCGAGAAAGTAGACCGGGTAACGAATGACGATATCGTCCGCCTGGCCAATAAGTATTTCCGGAGCGAGGACCTTACCCTGACCGTCATCGGCGACCTGGAAGAACTCCCGGTCAAAGAACTGCGCTGTTAA
- the dapB gene encoding 4-hydroxy-tetrahydrodipicolinate reductase has product MIKVIVNGAKGKMGLETVKAVKAEADFELVAELDLGDDLAKTIKEKKASVVVDFTRPQVVMENIRAILAAGAHGVIGTTGLTDANLHEIKMLCEKYKVNCLVAPNFAIGAVLMMRFAKEAVKYMPKAEIIEYHHESKVDKPSGTAIKTGHLMGKEVPIHSVRLPGLVAHQEVIFGGLGQTLTIRHDSISRDSFMPGVVMAIRQIKDLQGLVYGLENLL; this is encoded by the coding sequence ATGATCAAAGTCATCGTCAATGGAGCTAAAGGAAAAATGGGGCTGGAGACGGTCAAGGCAGTTAAGGCCGAGGCTGACTTCGAGTTGGTGGCCGAATTAGACCTGGGCGATGACCTGGCCAAGACGATCAAAGAAAAAAAAGCTTCGGTCGTGGTCGACTTTACCCGCCCGCAAGTGGTCATGGAAAATATCCGGGCGATCCTCGCCGCCGGAGCGCACGGGGTCATCGGCACGACCGGCCTGACCGACGCCAATCTCCACGAGATCAAAATGCTCTGCGAAAAGTATAAAGTTAATTGCCTGGTCGCCCCGAACTTCGCCATCGGCGCGGTCTTGATGATGCGCTTCGCCAAAGAAGCGGTTAAATATATGCCAAAAGCCGAGATCATCGAGTACCATCATGAAAGCAAAGTCGACAAACCGTCCGGTACCGCCATCAAGACCGGACACCTCATGGGGAAAGAGGTCCCGATCCACTCGGTCCGCCTCCCCGGCCTCGTCGCCCACCAGGAAGTTATCTTCGGGGGGCTGGGGCAGACGCTCACTATCCGCCACGATTCCATCTCCCGCGACTCGTTCATGCCGGGGGTCGTCATGGCGATCCGCCAGATCAAAGACCTTCAGGGATTGGTCTACGGGCTTGAAAATCTGCTCTAA
- the smpB gene encoding SsrA-binding protein SmpB, with protein MSSTYYKVAAENRKARFDYTIIDVYKAGLVLTGNEVKSIRRGNLNLADSFGRVEHNEIWLYNVHVSPYSSADQRQIDPLRPRKVLLEKSVLVKLVGKVAEKGLTLVPLKVYFDGNWAKVDLALAKAKKKYEKRDTLRRRTAEREIEEAFKGKGHDRKNK; from the coding sequence ATGTCTAGCACCTATTATAAAGTTGCCGCCGAGAACCGGAAAGCCCGCTTCGATTACACCATAATCGATGTCTATAAAGCCGGCCTGGTGCTGACCGGCAACGAGGTCAAGTCGATCCGCCGGGGGAACCTGAACCTCGCGGACAGTTTCGGCCGGGTCGAGCACAACGAGATCTGGCTCTACAATGTCCACGTCTCCCCTTACTCCTCCGCCGATCAGCGGCAGATCGATCCGCTCCGTCCCCGTAAGGTCTTGTTAGAAAAGTCAGTTTTGGTGAAATTGGTCGGTAAAGTGGCCGAAAAAGGATTGACACTCGTACCTCTTAAGGTATACTTTGATGGTAATTGGGCCAAGGTCGATCTGGCCTTAGCCAAAGCCAAAAAGAAGTACGAAAAACGTGATACCCTTAGACGTCGAACAGCTGAAAGAGAAATTGAGGAAGCTTTTAAAGGAAAAGGGCATGACCGAAAGAACAAATAA
- a CDS encoding response regulator, which yields MSKLFIPGQHKPFNVRGGQTTRKPVPGSRIAKQLTTKIMRNAWLLIVDDDISFLNAIKEKLSREGWKQIDTASDETEATDKLKTHRYDYVVLDSVLSKRNKEDTTGGIKLLKSLITNPDSPTNFGTPALLWSSQQSTEAERGLTIFDAAKLKEESVQIRKKEELCDAAELSHLIIDGISSKKT from the coding sequence ATGTCAAAGCTATTTATCCCTGGCCAGCACAAACCTTTTAATGTTAGAGGAGGCCAGACAACTCGCAAGCCTGTTCCTGGCTCGCGAATCGCCAAACAATTAACAACAAAAATCATGAGAAATGCCTGGCTACTAATTGTTGATGACGATATATCTTTTCTTAACGCTATTAAAGAAAAATTAAGCCGTGAGGGTTGGAAGCAGATCGATACTGCCTCGGACGAAACTGAAGCAACAGATAAATTAAAAACCCACCGCTATGATTATGTTGTTTTGGATTCAGTCCTTTCCAAAAGAAATAAAGAGGACACAACAGGCGGGATTAAATTGTTGAAATCCTTAATTACGAATCCTGATTCCCCGACAAATTTCGGCACTCCGGCCCTGCTTTGGAGCAGCCAGCAAAGCACCGAGGCCGAACGGGGCTTGACAATTTTTGACGCTGCCAAGCTTAAAGAAGAATCTGTCCAGATCAGGAAGAAAGAAGAGCTGTGCGATGCTGCTGAACTCTCTCATTTGATCATTGACGGCATTTCAAGTAAAAAGACATGA